A window from Schistosoma haematobium chromosome 1, whole genome shotgun sequence encodes these proteins:
- a CDS encoding hypothetical protein (EggNog:ENOG410W11Z) — translation MEDVRTRRGVDIASSHHLVVANLKLKLKKNWTTGQTALQRFNTVFLRDTDKLNEFKIALNNRSQALQDLLKEEETNMEDNWKGIKEALTSMCQEVLGLKKHHHKEWISIETLDRIKERKNKKTVINNSQTRTEKVQTQAEYIEANKQVKRSIRADNKKYVEELATTAEKAAREGNMKQLYDTTKKLARKYSKPERPVKDKEGRPITEIREQRNRCVEYFEELLNRPAPTNPPEIEAAHTDLPIDVNPPTT, via the coding sequence atggaggatgtgagaaccaggagaggagttGACATAGCTTCAagtcaccacctagttgtagccaatttaaaactgaagctaaaaaagaactggacaactggacaaacagcactacaaaggttcaatacagtgttccttcgagatactgacaaactcaatgaattcaagatagctctcaacaacaggtcccaagccttacaggatctactaaaggaagaagaaactaacatggaggacaactggaaaggcatcaaagaagcattaacttcaatgtgtcaagaggttctgggtctcaagaagcatcatcataaggaatggatctctatagaaacactggacaggatcaaagaaaggaagaacaagaaaacagtaattaacaacagccagacacgaacagagaaagtccaaacacaagctgagtacatagaagcaaacaagcaagtgaagaggagcattagagccgacaataagaaatacgtggaagaactagcaacgacggcggaaaaagctgcaagagaaggaaatatgaaacagctttacgatacaacgaagaaactagcaaggaaatacagtaaaccagagagaccggtcaaggacaaagaaggcaggccaatcactgaaattcgagaacagcggaacagatgtgtagagtacttcgaggaactactgaataggccggctccaacgaatccaccggaaatcgaagcagcacacacagatcttcctatagatgtcaatccaccaacgacgtaA